One genomic region from Jiangella sp. DSM 45060 encodes:
- a CDS encoding ABC transporter permease, with protein MSSALRFEWVRLRTLRSTYWLSGIGVLITAGVAFIIAYATRNDPLDDDITAQVLTGGAEFATFIPVFMSIIGVFSTGHEYRHGTIQPTLTAIPQRSRLLLAKIIMVSIWSAVVVAVSLVVNLGLGLIFWGELPSFGSPIDQVIPGYFVLVILYAICGLALAQLFRGVPSAIVVLLVTPLLVEGLISGLSLVPALDWLQPALKFLPFSAGARLLATSPYEANGGPEFDYLSRWESGGVFAAFVAIILAIAWYLFKKRDA; from the coding sequence ATGAGCAGCGCCCTGCGCTTCGAGTGGGTGCGGCTTCGCACCCTGCGCTCGACCTACTGGCTGAGCGGCATCGGCGTCCTCATCACCGCCGGCGTGGCGTTCATCATCGCCTACGCCACCCGCAACGACCCGCTCGACGACGACATCACCGCCCAGGTGCTCACCGGCGGCGCCGAGTTCGCCACCTTCATCCCGGTGTTCATGTCGATCATCGGGGTCTTCTCCACCGGCCACGAGTACCGCCACGGCACCATCCAGCCGACGCTCACGGCCATCCCGCAACGGTCCCGGCTGCTGCTGGCGAAGATCATCATGGTCAGCATCTGGTCGGCGGTGGTGGTCGCGGTGTCGCTGGTCGTCAACCTCGGCCTCGGGCTGATCTTCTGGGGCGAGCTGCCGTCCTTCGGCAGCCCGATCGACCAGGTCATCCCCGGCTACTTCGTGCTGGTCATCCTCTACGCCATCTGCGGTCTGGCGCTGGCCCAGCTGTTCCGCGGCGTGCCCAGCGCCATCGTGGTGCTGCTGGTGACGCCGCTGCTGGTCGAGGGCCTGATCTCCGGGCTGTCGCTGGTGCCGGCGCTGGACTGGCTGCAGCCGGCGCTGAAGTTCCTGCCGTTCTCGGCCGGGGCCCGGCTGCTGGCCACCAGCCCGTACGAGGCCAACGGCGGACCGGAGTTCGACTACCTGAGCCGCTGGGAGTCCGGCGGGGTGTTCGCGGCGTTCGTCGCGATCATCCTGGCCATCGCCTGGTACCTGTTCAAGAAGCGCGACGCGTGA
- a CDS encoding SIMPL domain-containing protein translates to MVTITVAGTAHRLVPAERGTVRLRATREARRSADVVPFVADLHARLAADAERYVTAGAATRWSADQVYVSTVQRYRRDSDVAETFQVAAAGVAVRFSDFAALSTWVTDAGAVDGVVVDGVDWELTDDHRREIEREVRAEAVRDAQERAATYAAALGLDVSSVDAVYEPGLRPHDQLGLEGASVVQFGHRASADHGGPTVSLRPERIEVSARISADFTAS, encoded by the coding sequence ATGGTCACCATCACCGTCGCCGGCACGGCGCACCGCCTGGTGCCGGCCGAGCGCGGCACCGTCCGCCTGCGCGCCACCCGTGAGGCGCGCCGCTCGGCCGACGTCGTCCCGTTCGTCGCCGACCTGCACGCGCGGCTGGCCGCCGACGCCGAGCGGTACGTCACGGCGGGCGCGGCCACGCGGTGGTCGGCCGACCAGGTGTACGTGTCGACGGTGCAGCGCTACCGCCGCGACTCCGACGTCGCCGAGACGTTCCAGGTGGCCGCCGCCGGGGTGGCGGTCCGGTTCTCCGACTTCGCCGCGCTGTCGACCTGGGTCACCGACGCCGGCGCCGTCGACGGCGTGGTGGTCGACGGCGTCGACTGGGAGCTGACCGACGACCACCGCCGCGAGATCGAGCGCGAGGTGCGGGCCGAGGCCGTGCGCGACGCGCAGGAGCGGGCGGCCACCTACGCCGCCGCGCTCGGCCTGGACGTGTCCAGTGTCGACGCCGTGTACGAGCCCGGCCTCCGGCCGCACGATCAGCTGGGTCTGGAGGGTGCCAGTGTGGTGCAGTTCGGCCACCGCGCGTCGGCCGACCACGGCGGTCCCACGGTGTCGCTGCGCCCGGAACGGATCGAGGTGTCGGCGAGGATCTCCGCCGACTTCACCGCGTCCTGA
- a CDS encoding VOC family protein produces the protein MRLDHVSYAAGPDGLDATAQRLAGELGVDLVDGGLHPRFGTRNRVLPLAGGHYLEVVAALDHPVVDKVPFGQAVKARSEAGGGWLGWVVAVDDLAPIEERLGRPAVDGHRVRPDGYDLVWRQIGVMGLMNDPQLPFFVHWESDAAEHPSKGGHDVELLSLDIAGDPHFVTAWLGEPEDHPLDDVDVRWLPSNGGPGVRSVRFRTAHGEVTV, from the coding sequence ATGCGCCTCGATCACGTCTCGTACGCGGCCGGACCTGACGGACTCGACGCCACCGCGCAGCGGCTGGCCGGTGAGCTGGGCGTCGACCTCGTCGACGGCGGCCTGCATCCGCGCTTCGGCACCCGCAACCGGGTGTTGCCGCTGGCCGGCGGGCACTATCTCGAGGTGGTGGCGGCGCTCGACCACCCCGTCGTCGACAAGGTGCCGTTCGGCCAGGCGGTCAAGGCGCGGTCCGAGGCCGGCGGCGGCTGGCTCGGCTGGGTCGTCGCGGTCGACGACCTCGCGCCGATCGAGGAGCGGCTGGGCCGGCCCGCCGTCGACGGCCACCGGGTGCGCCCCGACGGCTACGACCTCGTTTGGCGCCAGATCGGCGTCATGGGCCTGATGAACGACCCGCAGCTGCCGTTCTTCGTGCACTGGGAGTCCGACGCCGCCGAGCACCCGTCGAAGGGCGGCCACGACGTCGAGCTGCTCAGCCTCGACATCGCCGGCGACCCGCACTTCGTCACGGCATGGCTGGGCGAGCCCGAGGACCACCCGCTCGACGACGTCGACGTGCGCTGGCTGCCGTCGAACGGCGGCCCGGGCGTGCGCTCGGTGCGGTTCCGCACCGCACACGGAGAGGTCACGGTCTGA
- a CDS encoding GNAT family N-acetyltransferase translates to MSIEITRTARSYAAYLDGLRVGELTYTRRDDEIVALHTVVEEAAEGKGVGGALARALLDDAREGDLKVVPQCPFVAGYLDKHPEYADLRAG, encoded by the coding sequence GTGAGCATCGAGATCACCAGGACCGCCCGCAGCTACGCCGCCTACCTGGACGGACTCCGGGTCGGCGAACTCACCTACACCCGCCGCGACGACGAGATCGTGGCGTTGCACACCGTGGTCGAGGAGGCCGCCGAGGGCAAGGGCGTCGGCGGCGCGCTGGCCCGGGCCCTGCTCGACGACGCCCGGGAGGGCGACCTAAAGGTCGTGCCGCAATGCCCGTTCGTGGCCGGCTACCTCGACAAGCATCCCGAGTACGCCGACCTGCGAGCCGGTTAG
- the thiE gene encoding thiamine phosphate synthase → MTPDPRQRLADARLYLCTDARRDRGDLESFLHAALSGGVDVIQLRDKSLDARAELELQPLVARVAAEHGALVAVNDRADLAELAGAAILHTGQEDLPVAASRRLLGPDVLLGRSTHSAEQAAVAEADPDVDYFCVGPVWPTPTKQGRPAVGVETVRAVAATAPATPWFAIGGIDERSVAEVVDAGARRVVVVRAITAADDPEAAARRLRAALG, encoded by the coding sequence GTGACCCCCGACCCGAGACAGCGGCTGGCCGACGCCCGGCTCTACCTGTGCACCGATGCCCGGCGCGACCGCGGCGACCTCGAATCGTTCCTGCACGCGGCGCTGTCGGGCGGCGTCGACGTCATCCAGCTGCGCGACAAGTCGCTCGACGCGCGCGCCGAGCTGGAGCTGCAGCCGCTGGTGGCGCGCGTCGCGGCCGAGCACGGCGCGCTGGTCGCCGTCAACGACCGCGCCGACCTCGCCGAGCTGGCCGGGGCGGCGATCCTGCACACCGGCCAGGAGGACCTCCCGGTCGCGGCGAGCCGGCGGCTGCTCGGGCCGGACGTGCTGCTGGGCCGGTCGACGCACTCCGCCGAGCAGGCGGCGGTGGCCGAGGCCGACCCCGACGTCGACTACTTCTGCGTCGGCCCGGTCTGGCCGACGCCCACCAAGCAGGGCCGCCCGGCCGTCGGCGTCGAGACCGTCCGAGCCGTGGCCGCCACGGCGCCGGCCACGCCGTGGTTCGCCATCGGCGGCATCGACGAGCGCAGTGTCGCCGAGGTGGTCGACGCGGGCGCCCGCCGGGTGGTGGTCGTCCGCGCCATCACCGCCGCGGACGACCCGGAGGCCGCCGCCCGGCGGTTGCGAGCGGCGCTCGGCTAA
- the thiO gene encoding glycine oxidase ThiO yields the protein MSVDVAVVGCGIIGAAVAWRLSRLGLTVACLDPAPGDGATHAAAGMLADVTEADFGEDHLTALNVASARAWPEFAAELSDATGADLAFRRTGTLTVAYDSGDRQQLRRLLTLRRGLGLPVEEIAVDDARRMEPLLGPRLAGATWTADEHQVDPRRVHAALLAVLADRGVAVVRRRVTELSLTPSGEVGGVVDDRGTRHRAGSVVLAAGWASRELARALPGLAGVPTRPVKGQILRLDASGQPGFTLGRVVRGFVQARAVYLVPRPGGEVVVGATSEEQPDDRQVTAGGTFAVLRDARALVPGIDELPLTELTARARPGSPDNLPLIGDSGIPGLLLATGHYRNGILLAPLTASALAARYGAGTVPEWAAAADPRRFAATVTGGPT from the coding sequence GTGAGTGTCGACGTCGCCGTGGTCGGCTGCGGCATCATCGGCGCCGCCGTCGCGTGGCGGCTGTCGCGGCTCGGCCTGACGGTCGCGTGCCTCGACCCCGCGCCCGGCGACGGTGCCACCCACGCGGCCGCGGGCATGCTGGCCGACGTCACCGAGGCCGACTTCGGCGAGGACCACCTGACGGCGCTGAACGTGGCGTCCGCGCGGGCGTGGCCGGAGTTCGCCGCCGAGCTGTCCGACGCCACCGGCGCCGATCTCGCGTTCCGGCGCACCGGCACGCTGACGGTCGCCTACGACTCCGGCGACCGGCAGCAGCTGCGCCGGCTGCTGACGCTGCGTCGTGGCCTCGGGCTGCCGGTCGAGGAGATCGCCGTCGACGACGCCCGGCGCATGGAGCCGCTGCTCGGACCGCGGCTGGCCGGCGCCACGTGGACGGCCGACGAGCACCAGGTCGACCCGCGCCGGGTGCACGCGGCGCTGCTGGCCGTCCTCGCCGACCGGGGCGTGGCGGTCGTCCGCCGCCGGGTCACCGAGCTGAGCCTGACGCCGTCGGGCGAGGTCGGCGGCGTGGTCGACGACCGCGGCACGCGGCACCGGGCCGGGTCCGTCGTGCTGGCGGCCGGCTGGGCCAGCCGTGAGCTGGCCCGCGCGCTGCCCGGCCTCGCCGGCGTGCCGACCCGCCCGGTCAAGGGGCAGATCCTGCGGCTCGACGCGTCGGGGCAGCCGGGGTTCACGCTCGGCCGGGTGGTCCGCGGCTTCGTGCAGGCGCGCGCCGTCTACCTGGTGCCGCGGCCCGGCGGCGAGGTCGTCGTCGGCGCCACCAGCGAGGAGCAGCCCGACGACCGCCAGGTCACCGCGGGCGGGACGTTCGCCGTCCTGCGCGACGCGCGGGCGCTGGTGCCCGGCATCGACGAGTTGCCGCTGACGGAGCTGACCGCGCGGGCCCGTCCGGGCAGCCCCGACAACCTCCCGCTGATCGGCGATTCCGGCATACCGGGCCTGCTGCTGGCGACCGGCCACTACCGCAACGGCATCCTGCTCGCGCCGCTCACCGCGTCGGCGCTCGCGGCTCGATACGGTGCGGGAACGGTGCCCGAGTGGGCCGCGGCGGCGGATCCGCGCCGGTTCGCCGCGACTGTGACGGGAGGACCCACATGA
- the thiS gene encoding sulfur carrier protein ThiS produces MTTVVTINGDVVAFDSDATLGDVVLRTMTKPDGTFSDRGIAVAVNQIVVPRADWAATPLQPDDKIEIITAVQGG; encoded by the coding sequence ATGACCACGGTGGTGACGATCAACGGTGACGTCGTCGCGTTCGACTCCGACGCGACGCTGGGCGACGTCGTGCTGCGCACCATGACCAAGCCCGACGGCACGTTCAGCGACCGCGGCATCGCCGTCGCCGTCAACCAGATCGTCGTGCCGCGTGCCGACTGGGCCGCCACGCCGCTGCAGCCCGACGACAAGATCGAGATCATCACCGCCGTCCAAGGAGGCTGA
- a CDS encoding thiazole synthase, producing MSADPLVIAGVPLSSRLIMGTGGAPSLLGLEAALLESGTELTTVALRRVQANGEGSVWELLQRNGIRVLPNTAGCFSAAEAVLTAKLGREACETDWVKLEVIADDVTLLPDPVELVAAARQLVDDGFTVLPYTNDDPILARKLADAGCAAVMPLGAPIGTGLGILNPRNIAAIVADASVPVILDAGIGTASEAAQAMELGCDGVLLATAVTRAADPVRMARAMRLAVEAGRDAALAGRIPRREDALASSPVDGRANLDLAM from the coding sequence ATGTCCGCCGACCCCCTCGTCATCGCCGGGGTGCCGCTGTCGTCGCGCCTGATCATGGGCACGGGCGGCGCGCCCAGCCTGCTCGGGCTCGAGGCGGCGCTACTGGAGTCGGGCACCGAACTGACGACGGTGGCGCTGCGCCGCGTGCAGGCGAACGGCGAGGGGTCGGTCTGGGAGCTGCTACAGCGCAACGGCATCCGCGTGCTGCCCAACACCGCCGGCTGCTTCTCCGCCGCCGAGGCGGTGCTGACGGCGAAGCTGGGTCGCGAGGCGTGCGAGACCGACTGGGTGAAGCTGGAGGTCATCGCCGACGACGTCACGCTGCTGCCCGACCCGGTCGAGCTGGTGGCGGCGGCCCGGCAGCTGGTCGACGACGGCTTCACCGTGCTGCCGTACACCAACGACGACCCGATCCTGGCCCGCAAGCTGGCCGACGCCGGCTGCGCCGCGGTCATGCCGCTGGGCGCGCCCATCGGCACCGGCCTGGGCATCCTCAACCCGCGCAACATCGCCGCGATCGTCGCCGACGCGTCCGTGCCGGTCATCCTCGACGCCGGCATCGGCACCGCGTCCGAGGCGGCCCAGGCCATGGAGCTGGGCTGCGACGGCGTCCTGCTCGCCACCGCGGTCACCCGCGCCGCCGACCCCGTCCGCATGGCCCGTGCCATGCGGCTGGCGGTCGAGGCCGGTCGCGACGCCGCGCTGGCCGGACGCATCCCGCGGCGCGAGGACGCGCTGGCATCGTCGCCGGTCGACGGCCGGGCCAACCTGGATCTGGCGATGTGA
- a CDS encoding HAD-IA family hydrolase — protein sequence MGLIDVLLLDLDGVVRHYDPAATEAIEKRSGLPPGKLYETAFEPRLLQSVVTGGITRAQWVDRVAATIGPVAATAWSTQRPSVDRQVLGIVRKLRVAGLRVCLLTNGTDRVGAELAELRIADDFDQVFNSAEIGVAKPDLRIFMHVLRVLGVDRSSVLFLDDAAPNVRGAAAVGMRAHLFTSASDLTDACKTYRLL from the coding sequence ATGGGTCTGATCGACGTCCTCCTGCTCGACCTCGACGGCGTGGTGCGCCACTACGATCCGGCGGCGACGGAGGCGATCGAGAAGAGATCCGGGCTGCCGCCGGGCAAGCTGTACGAGACGGCGTTCGAGCCGCGGCTGCTGCAGTCGGTCGTCACCGGCGGCATCACCCGCGCGCAGTGGGTCGACCGCGTCGCCGCCACCATCGGCCCGGTCGCCGCCACCGCGTGGTCGACGCAGCGCCCGTCCGTCGACCGTCAGGTGCTCGGCATCGTGCGCAAGCTGCGGGTCGCGGGCCTGCGGGTCTGCCTGCTCACCAACGGCACCGACCGCGTCGGCGCCGAACTCGCCGAGCTGCGCATCGCCGACGACTTCGACCAGGTGTTCAACTCGGCCGAGATCGGCGTGGCCAAGCCGGACCTGCGGATCTTCATGCACGTGCTGCGGGTGCTGGGCGTCGATCGGTCGTCCGTGTTGTTCCTCGACGACGCCGCGCCGAACGTGCGCGGCGCGGCGGCCGTGGGCATGCGGGCCCACCTGTTCACGTCGGCGAGCGACCTCACCGACGCCTGCAAGACCTACCGGCTGCTCTGA
- a CDS encoding SulP family inorganic anion transporter yields MSRAWSRLRSVLPTRADLTSMRRQPRRDLLAGATVAIVALPLALGFGISSGLGAAAGIATAVVAGAVAALCGGSNLQVSGPTGAMTVVLVPIVHQHGADGVLMVGLLAGLLLVALAIARAGRYMAYVPAPVVEGFTIGIAAVIALQQVPAALGVPVPDGDRVVLVAVEAVRDFAAAPDWVAAGLALGVAALMLAGARWRPSVPFSLLAVVAATAVAELASFDVARIGALPSGLPAPSLGFADPAMLPGLLAPAVAVAALAALESLLSATVADGMSVGQRHDPDKELFGQGLANVAAPLFGGVPATAAIARTAVNVRSGAASRLAALSHAVLLALVVFVAASVVGRIPLAALAGVLLATAVRMVEVGSVRAMLHATRADAVVLVLTAVATLALDLVQAVILGLVVAGALALRAVARNVRLDEVPLHDDIPDDHGEEERALLMSHVVAYRLDGPLFFAAAHRFLLELSEVADVRVVILRMSRVTTIDATGALVLKDAIERLERRHAVVLVSGLRGGHARPLDRLGVISRLRDQGRVFATTPEAIGYAHGLLAAGQSSR; encoded by the coding sequence ATGAGCCGGGCGTGGTCCCGGCTGCGGTCGGTCCTGCCCACCCGCGCGGACCTCACCAGCATGCGCCGTCAGCCCCGGCGCGACCTGCTGGCCGGCGCCACCGTCGCGATCGTGGCGCTGCCGCTCGCGCTCGGGTTCGGCATCTCGTCCGGGCTGGGCGCGGCCGCCGGCATCGCGACGGCGGTGGTCGCCGGGGCGGTCGCGGCGCTGTGCGGCGGCTCGAACCTGCAGGTCTCCGGGCCGACGGGCGCGATGACGGTGGTGCTGGTGCCGATCGTGCACCAGCACGGCGCCGACGGCGTGTTGATGGTGGGCCTGCTGGCCGGGCTGCTGCTCGTGGCGCTGGCCATCGCGCGGGCCGGACGGTACATGGCCTACGTGCCGGCGCCGGTGGTCGAGGGGTTCACCATCGGCATCGCGGCGGTCATCGCGCTGCAGCAGGTGCCGGCCGCGCTCGGGGTGCCGGTGCCGGACGGCGACCGCGTCGTCCTGGTGGCCGTCGAGGCGGTGCGCGACTTCGCCGCCGCGCCCGACTGGGTCGCCGCCGGCCTGGCCCTCGGCGTCGCGGCGCTCATGCTGGCCGGCGCGCGCTGGCGGCCGTCCGTCCCGTTCTCGCTGCTCGCCGTCGTGGCCGCCACCGCGGTCGCCGAACTGGCCTCGTTCGACGTCGCGCGCATCGGCGCGCTGCCGTCCGGGCTGCCGGCGCCGTCGCTGGGCTTCGCCGATCCCGCGATGCTGCCCGGCCTGCTCGCCCCGGCCGTCGCGGTGGCGGCGCTGGCCGCGCTGGAGTCGCTGCTGTCGGCCACCGTCGCCGACGGCATGAGCGTCGGCCAGCGGCACGACCCGGACAAGGAGCTGTTCGGCCAGGGCCTGGCCAACGTCGCGGCGCCGCTGTTCGGCGGCGTCCCGGCGACGGCGGCCATCGCCCGGACGGCGGTCAACGTGCGCTCCGGCGCGGCGTCGCGGCTGGCGGCGCTCTCGCACGCGGTGCTGCTGGCACTCGTCGTGTTCGTGGCCGCGTCGGTGGTCGGACGGATCCCGCTGGCCGCCCTCGCCGGGGTGCTGCTGGCGACGGCGGTGCGCATGGTCGAGGTCGGCTCGGTGCGGGCGATGCTGCACGCGACCCGCGCCGACGCCGTCGTGCTGGTGCTGACCGCGGTCGCCACGCTGGCGCTGGACCTCGTTCAGGCGGTCATCCTCGGCCTGGTCGTGGCCGGCGCGCTCGCCCTGCGCGCCGTCGCCCGCAACGTCCGCCTCGACGAGGTCCCGCTGCACGACGACATCCCGGACGACCACGGTGAGGAGGAGCGGGCGCTGCTGATGTCGCACGTCGTCGCGTACCGGTTGGACGGGCCGCTGTTCTTCGCCGCCGCGCACCGCTTCCTGCTGGAACTGTCCGAGGTCGCCGACGTGCGGGTGGTGATCCTGCGGATGTCGCGGGTGACGACGATCGACGCCACTGGCGCGCTGGTGCTCAAGGACGCGATCGAACGGCTGGAGCGCCGGCACGCCGTCGTGCTGGTGTCGGGCCTGCGCGGCGGCCACGCCCGGCCGCTGGACCGGCTGGGCGTCATCTCCCGGCTACGCGACCAGGGCCGGGTGTTCGCGACGACGCCGGAGGCGATCGGGTACGCGCACGGCCTGCTCGCGGCGGGTCAGAGCAGCCGGTAG
- a CDS encoding helix-turn-helix transcriptional regulator produces MPVPLHHAKAEFFRMLGHPVRIRVLELLQDGPVPVRELLDELDVEPSNLSQQLAVLRRSGIVTSTREGSTVVYAMAGPDVADLLRAARRILTELLAGQRELLQELEEEAAAAR; encoded by the coding sequence ATGCCGGTCCCGCTGCACCACGCCAAGGCGGAGTTCTTCCGCATGCTCGGCCACCCCGTCCGCATCCGGGTCCTCGAGCTGCTCCAGGACGGCCCCGTGCCGGTGCGCGAGCTGCTCGACGAGCTCGACGTCGAGCCGTCGAACCTGTCGCAGCAGCTGGCGGTGCTGCGCCGCTCGGGCATCGTCACGTCCACCCGCGAGGGCTCCACCGTCGTGTACGCCATGGCCGGGCCGGACGTCGCCGACCTGCTGCGTGCGGCCCGCCGCATCCTCACCGAGCTGCTGGCCGGGCAGCGCGAGCTCCTGCAGGAGCTGGAAGAGGAAGCCGCCGCCGCCCGATGA
- a CDS encoding DinB family protein: MTDADSVVPLERVVPPLHAGEREALVLRLDFLRETVVNKVAGLSLAQATTAPVPPSTLTPAGIVRHLMGVERWWFAFTFAALPEVTDPWAGDDGGFELEPGETLAAIVRSYLAECARSNELIATHTLDDVARREGHEFDLRYAVLQLVEETARHCGHLDLLREAIDGTVGQ, from the coding sequence ATGACCGACGCCGATTCGGTGGTGCCGCTCGAGCGTGTCGTGCCGCCGCTGCATGCGGGCGAGCGTGAGGCTCTGGTCCTGCGCCTCGACTTCCTGCGCGAGACGGTCGTCAACAAGGTGGCCGGGCTGAGCCTGGCGCAGGCCACCACGGCGCCGGTCCCGCCCAGCACGCTCACCCCGGCCGGCATCGTCCGCCACCTCATGGGCGTCGAGCGGTGGTGGTTCGCGTTCACCTTCGCGGCGTTACCCGAGGTCACCGACCCCTGGGCCGGCGACGACGGCGGCTTCGAACTCGAACCGGGCGAGACTCTGGCCGCCATCGTCCGCAGCTACCTCGCCGAGTGCGCCCGCTCCAACGAGCTCATCGCCACCCACACCCTCGACGACGTCGCCCGCCGCGAGGGACACGAGTTCGACCTGCGCTACGCCGTCCTGCAACTCGTCGAGGAGACCGCGCGGCACTGCGGCCACCTCGACCTCCTCCGCGAGGCCATCGACGGCACCGTCGGCCAGTGA
- a CDS encoding alanyl-tRNA editing protein, with product MRHDHHGRTHRLELDDQTLREWDCTVLASDPEEGLVLDRSAFYPGGGGQPPDHGVLLWGGVTTRIAGVRPRDDLWLVPEPGDPLPPVGTRVRGAVDDERRSLLMRTHSGLHVLCGVMARDFGVPVTGGNMEPGQARLDFDLAEVPAGFKDDLTEKLNAEVAADRVIDVRVLPRDEAYALGPIVKTATDLLPPDLQDIRLVDIRGLDLQADGGTHVASTRQIGRVEVAKVENKGRGFRRIRLRLVD from the coding sequence GTGCGACACGACCATCACGGACGGACCCACCGCCTGGAGTTGGACGACCAGACGCTGCGGGAGTGGGACTGCACGGTCCTCGCCAGCGACCCGGAGGAGGGGCTGGTCCTCGACCGGTCCGCGTTCTACCCGGGCGGCGGCGGCCAGCCGCCGGACCACGGGGTGCTGCTCTGGGGCGGCGTCACCACCCGCATCGCCGGCGTCCGCCCGCGCGACGACCTGTGGCTGGTCCCCGAGCCGGGCGACCCGCTGCCGCCGGTCGGGACCCGGGTCCGCGGCGCCGTCGACGACGAGCGGCGCAGCCTGCTCATGCGGACGCACTCCGGGCTGCACGTGCTCTGCGGCGTCATGGCCCGCGACTTCGGCGTGCCGGTGACCGGCGGCAACATGGAGCCCGGCCAGGCGCGCCTCGACTTCGACCTCGCCGAGGTGCCGGCCGGGTTCAAGGACGACCTGACGGAGAAGCTCAACGCCGAGGTGGCCGCCGACCGCGTCATCGACGTCCGGGTGCTGCCGCGCGACGAGGCCTACGCGCTCGGCCCCATCGTCAAGACGGCGACCGACCTGCTGCCGCCCGACCTCCAGGACATCCGCCTCGTCGACATCCGCGGCCTCGACCTCCAGGCCGACGGCGGCACCCACGTCGCCTCGACCCGCCAGATCGGCCGGGTCGAGGTGGCCAAGGTCGAGAACAAGGGCCGCGGCTTCCGCCGCATCCGCCTCAGACTCGTCGACTGA
- a CDS encoding NAD-dependent succinate-semialdehyde dehydrogenase, protein MSADRERAVVSGVPTELLIGGQWRAASSGERFDVEDPSTGEVVTTVADATVDDGLAALAAAAEAQASWAATPPRERGELLRRAFEAVTAQSDDLALLMTLEMGKAVKESKAEIAYAAEFLRWFSEEAVRVSGGYSVAPAGGSRLLTMKQPVGPSFFITPWNFPMAMGTRKIAPAIAAGCTMVVKPAHETPLSMLALARILRDAGLPDGVLNVIPTSSSGAVSEPIIRDPRLRKLSFTGSTAVGRTLIEQSAQQVLRVSMELGGNAPFLVFADADLDAAVDGAMLAKMRNVGEACTAANRFHVHESVAAEFTDKLAERMAALRVGRGTDDGVDVGPLVSEKQRGTVEELVADAVDRGAKVVTGGGRTGDAGYFYQPTVLASVSDDARLLTEEIFGPVAPVTTFSTDDDAVARANATEYGLVAYVFTRDLQRALRVSEGLEAGMVGLNAGIVSNPAAPFGGVKASGFGREGGAEGIEEYLETKYVAISLP, encoded by the coding sequence ATGAGTGCGGACAGGGAACGTGCCGTGGTGTCCGGGGTGCCCACCGAGCTGCTGATCGGCGGGCAGTGGCGGGCCGCGTCGTCGGGCGAGCGGTTCGACGTCGAGGACCCGTCCACCGGTGAGGTCGTCACCACCGTCGCCGACGCCACCGTCGACGACGGCCTGGCGGCGCTGGCCGCGGCCGCCGAGGCACAGGCGTCGTGGGCCGCCACCCCGCCGCGCGAGCGCGGCGAGCTGCTGCGCCGCGCGTTCGAGGCCGTCACCGCGCAGTCCGACGACCTCGCGCTGCTCATGACGCTCGAGATGGGCAAGGCGGTCAAGGAGTCGAAGGCCGAGATCGCCTACGCCGCGGAGTTCCTGCGCTGGTTCTCCGAGGAGGCCGTGCGGGTCAGTGGCGGCTACTCGGTCGCGCCCGCGGGCGGCAGCCGGCTACTCACCATGAAGCAGCCGGTCGGCCCGTCGTTCTTCATCACGCCGTGGAACTTCCCGATGGCCATGGGCACCCGCAAGATCGCCCCGGCCATCGCGGCCGGCTGCACCATGGTGGTCAAGCCGGCGCACGAGACGCCGCTGTCCATGCTGGCGCTGGCCCGCATCCTGCGCGACGCCGGCCTGCCCGACGGCGTCCTCAACGTCATCCCGACGTCGTCCAGCGGCGCGGTGTCCGAGCCGATCATCCGCGACCCGCGGCTGCGCAAGCTGTCGTTCACCGGCTCCACGGCGGTCGGGCGCACGCTGATCGAGCAGTCCGCCCAGCAGGTGCTGCGCGTCTCGATGGAGCTCGGCGGCAACGCGCCGTTCCTCGTCTTCGCCGACGCCGACCTCGACGCCGCCGTCGACGGCGCCATGCTGGCCAAGATGCGCAACGTCGGCGAGGCGTGCACCGCGGCCAACCGCTTCCACGTCCACGAGTCCGTCGCCGCCGAGTTCACCGACAAGCTGGCCGAGCGCATGGCGGCGCTGCGGGTCGGCCGCGGCACCGACGACGGCGTCGACGTCGGCCCGCTGGTCAGCGAGAAGCAGCGCGGCACCGTCGAGGAGCTGGTCGCCGACGCCGTCGACCGCGGCGCGAAGGTCGTCACGGGCGGCGGCCGCACCGGCGACGCCGGCTACTTCTACCAGCCCACCGTCCTCGCCTCCGTCTCCGACGACGCCCGGCTGCTGACCGAGGAGATCTTCGGCCCGGTCGCCCCCGTCACCACCTTCTCGACCGACGACGACGCGGTGGCCCGCGCCAACGCGACGGAGTACGGGCTGGTCGCGTACGTCTTCACCCGCGACCTGCAGCGGGCGCTGCGGGTCAGCGAAGGGCTCGAAGCCGGCATGGTCGGTCTCAACGCCGGCATCGTCTCCAACCCGGCCGCACCCTTCGGCGGCGTCAAGGCCAGCGGGTTCGGCCGCGAGGGCGGCGCCGAGGGGATCGAGGAGTACCTCGAGACCAAATACGTGGCGATCAGCCTTCCCTGA